From one Nocardioides yefusunii genomic stretch:
- a CDS encoding alpha/beta hydrolase family protein: protein MTAISRGSLLRGIAGGSLLALASGCTDDASGPTQRPAPPSGSGDPSPSGTPAETPSVEVTSVPGFAAQTHHGSDMRIGAIRERGAGWTTYDVSYSAHSEGPGAYTDPLTISGVLTIPDGDGPFPVAVLAHGYIDPAKYVTGQGMTRERKWLGERGWATLHTDYRGHAASDEDPTHGADVRLGYAVDVIAALDALRTSDDSQLAGLDVDRAAVFGRSMGGGIAQKVLQIAPDAFGVGVMWAAVSSLEAENVDWFVGLTDARTKAFTSRLATPEEDPEFWEGVSTRPFFDRITAPVLIVHGRTDDVCPPAWAEETYDAMRRAGVDVELEWYGEGHSFDADFAPAMERSFAFSRKAMPRIRQASGL, encoded by the coding sequence ATGACAGCAATCAGTCGAGGCTCACTGCTGCGGGGCATCGCGGGTGGATCGCTGCTCGCGCTGGCGTCGGGATGCACCGACGACGCGTCCGGCCCGACGCAACGACCAGCGCCGCCGTCGGGCTCCGGTGACCCCTCCCCCAGCGGCACACCTGCGGAGACACCGAGCGTCGAGGTGACGTCGGTGCCCGGGTTCGCCGCCCAGACCCACCACGGCTCCGACATGAGAATCGGCGCCATCCGCGAGCGCGGCGCCGGATGGACGACGTACGACGTCAGCTACTCGGCCCACAGCGAAGGTCCGGGCGCGTACACCGACCCGTTGACGATCTCGGGGGTCCTCACGATCCCGGACGGCGACGGCCCGTTCCCCGTGGCGGTGCTCGCCCACGGCTACATCGATCCGGCGAAGTACGTCACCGGGCAGGGCATGACCCGGGAACGGAAGTGGCTCGGCGAACGCGGCTGGGCGACGCTGCACACCGACTATCGGGGCCATGCCGCCTCCGACGAGGACCCGACGCACGGCGCGGATGTCCGACTCGGATACGCCGTCGACGTGATCGCTGCACTAGATGCGCTCCGCACCTCCGACGACTCCCAACTCGCTGGTCTCGACGTCGATCGCGCTGCCGTCTTCGGACGTTCGATGGGTGGTGGCATCGCCCAGAAGGTCCTGCAGATTGCCCCGGACGCGTTCGGTGTGGGTGTCATGTGGGCGGCGGTCTCGTCGCTGGAGGCAGAGAACGTGGACTGGTTCGTGGGTCTGACCGACGCCCGGACGAAGGCGTTCACGTCGCGGCTCGCGACCCCGGAGGAAGACCCCGAGTTCTGGGAAGGTGTCTCGACGCGTCCCTTCTTCGACCGGATCACCGCCCCGGTGCTGATCGTGCACGGACGCACCGACGACGTGTGCCCGCCGGCGTGGGCCGAGGAGACGTACGACGCGATGCGCCGGGCGGGCGTCGACGTCGAACTCGAGTGGTACGGCGAAGGTCATTCGTTCGATGCCGACTTCGCGCCAGCGATGGAACGGAGCTTCGCGTTCTCACGGAAGGCAATGCCACGAATCAGACAGGCAAGTGGTCTGTAA
- a CDS encoding ABC transporter ATP-binding protein, translating into MSAPTPGTTPGPQPVLPSPADVAVLVDDLHVRFGTVEAVTGVSFAAPGGASTALLGRNGAGKSTTMRVLAGVVPPTEGRVHVAGIDVARDPLGVKRAVGYCPDVGGLVPRATPWEHLQLAATLRRMTGWEDRATHLLELFELSGVAHRTTTGFSHGMGRRLSVLLAAFHEPDVLLLDEPFDGVDPTGVEATFDVVREATERGAAVLLSTHLRELAVEACSTALVLRGGARVADMETYDLKGEEGARAYRALLD; encoded by the coding sequence GTGAGCGCACCCACTCCCGGTACGACCCCCGGCCCCCAGCCCGTCCTGCCGTCCCCGGCCGACGTCGCCGTCCTCGTCGACGACCTCCACGTCCGGTTCGGGACCGTCGAGGCCGTCACCGGCGTCTCGTTCGCTGCCCCCGGCGGCGCGTCCACTGCGCTGCTGGGGCGCAACGGTGCCGGCAAGTCGACCACCATGCGGGTCCTGGCCGGAGTCGTCCCGCCCACCGAGGGACGTGTCCACGTCGCCGGGATCGACGTCGCGCGTGACCCGCTCGGCGTGAAGCGGGCCGTGGGTTACTGCCCCGACGTCGGCGGTCTCGTCCCGCGCGCCACCCCGTGGGAGCACCTCCAACTCGCGGCGACCCTGCGCCGGATGACCGGCTGGGAGGACCGCGCCACCCACCTGCTCGAACTCTTCGAACTCTCCGGCGTCGCGCACCGCACCACCACCGGTTTCTCCCACGGCATGGGCCGACGCCTCTCGGTGCTGCTCGCTGCGTTCCACGAACCCGACGTGCTGCTGCTCGACGAACCCTTCGACGGCGTCGACCCCACCGGCGTCGAGGCCACCTTCGACGTCGTGCGCGAAGCGACCGAGCGTGGCGCTGCCGTCCTGCTCTCCACCCACCTGCGCGAGCTCGCCGTCGAGGCCTGCTCCACCGCACTGGTACTGCGCGGCGGCGCACGCGTGGCCGACATGGAGACCTATGACCTCAAGGGTGAGGAGGGAGCGCGTGCCTACCGTGCCCTCCTCGACTGA
- a CDS encoding ABC transporter substrate-binding protein gives MRTRRTVALATLPFLLALGACGVEESEPGDGNTVTADDAKTCAESAVLAEDGADLVIATDSPAFEPWFVDDDPTNAKGFESAVAYEVAERLGFDDDAVSWTTVPFDNIYAPGTKKFDFAINQVSISADRAKAVDFSTGYYSAAQAAIVLKDGAVQVKSLGDLTDLKIGAQTGTTSLTAIREVIKPKAKEMVFETTNAAKQALLNGQVDAIIADLPTAFYITAVEIPEAELVGQFQPDTADQEKFGLVLGKGSKLTPCVNAALEEMIADGSLADIENEWLSQVVGVPALD, from the coding sequence ATGCGTACTCGTCGAACCGTTGCTCTGGCCACCCTTCCGTTCCTGCTGGCGCTCGGCGCCTGTGGCGTCGAGGAGAGCGAGCCGGGCGACGGCAACACGGTCACCGCCGACGACGCGAAGACCTGCGCGGAGTCCGCGGTGCTGGCCGAGGACGGCGCTGATCTCGTCATCGCCACCGACTCCCCGGCGTTCGAGCCGTGGTTCGTCGACGACGACCCGACCAACGCCAAGGGATTCGAGTCGGCGGTGGCCTACGAGGTCGCCGAGCGTCTGGGCTTCGACGACGACGCCGTCTCCTGGACCACCGTCCCGTTCGACAACATCTACGCACCCGGCACCAAGAAGTTCGACTTCGCGATCAACCAGGTCTCCATCTCGGCCGACCGCGCCAAGGCCGTCGACTTCTCCACCGGCTACTACTCCGCCGCGCAGGCCGCGATCGTCCTCAAGGACGGTGCGGTCCAGGTGAAGTCCCTCGGTGACCTGACCGACCTCAAGATCGGTGCCCAGACCGGCACGACGTCGCTGACCGCGATCCGTGAGGTCATCAAGCCGAAGGCGAAGGAGATGGTCTTCGAGACCACGAACGCCGCCAAGCAGGCTCTCCTCAACGGTCAGGTCGACGCGATCATCGCCGACCTTCCCACCGCCTTCTACATCACCGCGGTCGAGATCCCCGAGGCCGAGCTCGTCGGCCAGTTCCAGCCCGACACCGCCGACCAGGAGAAGTTCGGTCTGGTCCTGGGCAAGGGCAGCAAGCTGACCCCGTGCGTGAACGCTGCGCTCGAGGAGATGATCGCCGACGGTTCCCTCGCCGACATCGAGAACGAGTGGCTCTCGCAGGTCGTCGGCGTTCCCGCCCTCGACTGA
- a CDS encoding amino acid ABC transporter permease, with protein MDFSGHPTVTPDAPGTAPAPGAGGTWRPSEHELERRRVRATLRRRSLVVASVVTVLFFVAVAFGVTQLPGWERVKETFFSAEHARESFPQILSGFWLNVKMFLIAEPLILLLGLAVALTRQSRSALMTPVRLLATAYTDLFRGVPTILLVLLCGFGIPALGLVGVTNDLFFWALVALVLSYGAYVAEVFRAGIESIHPSQWASAEALGLSRFQAMRHVIVPQAIRRVGPPLLNDFVSLQKDTALVSTIGIFDAVFSARDYGNYHFNYTAMVVVACFFVVITIPLARLTDHLQRRTVERERAGAR; from the coding sequence GTGGACTTCTCGGGACACCCGACCGTGACGCCGGACGCGCCGGGCACCGCACCTGCCCCCGGAGCCGGGGGCACGTGGCGGCCCAGTGAGCACGAACTGGAACGACGCAGGGTCCGCGCGACCCTGCGTCGCCGGTCGTTGGTGGTCGCCTCCGTCGTGACGGTGCTCTTCTTCGTCGCCGTCGCGTTCGGCGTCACCCAACTGCCCGGCTGGGAGCGCGTCAAGGAGACGTTCTTCTCCGCCGAGCACGCTCGGGAGTCGTTCCCGCAGATCCTCTCGGGGTTCTGGCTCAACGTGAAGATGTTCCTGATCGCGGAGCCGCTGATCCTGCTGCTCGGCCTGGCGGTGGCGTTGACGCGTCAGTCGCGTTCGGCGCTGATGACCCCGGTCCGGCTCCTGGCGACGGCGTACACCGACCTCTTCCGGGGCGTCCCGACGATCCTGTTGGTGCTGCTGTGCGGCTTCGGCATCCCGGCACTGGGGTTGGTCGGCGTCACCAACGACCTCTTCTTCTGGGCGCTGGTCGCGCTGGTGCTCTCCTACGGTGCGTACGTCGCGGAGGTGTTCCGGGCCGGCATCGAGTCGATCCACCCCTCGCAGTGGGCCAGTGCGGAGGCGCTCGGTCTGAGCCGGTTCCAGGCGATGCGACACGTGATCGTCCCGCAGGCGATCCGTCGGGTCGGGCCGCCGCTGCTCAACGACTTCGTGTCGCTGCAGAAGGACACTGCACTGGTCTCGACGATCGGCATCTTCGACGCCGTCTTCTCGGCCCGCGACTACGGCAACTACCACTTCAACTACACCGCGATGGTGGTCGTGGCGTGCTTCTTCGTGGTCATCACGATCCCGTTGGCACGCCTCACTGACCACCTGCAGCGACGCACCGTCGAGCGGGAGAGGGCAGGTGCCCGATGA
- a CDS encoding amino acid ABC transporter ATP-binding protein has protein sequence MTDAAGTPTPETPASEAPAPLLQVRGLRKTYRDRVVLDDVDLDVSAGDVVCLIGASGSGKSTLLRCLNLLEQVDDGTIHLEGAEITDPHVDARAVKARIGTVFQAYNLFPHLSVIDNVTLAPRRVHGIAKKDAEAQARDLLARFGLADKADAHPDQLSGGQQQRVALVRALATRPTLLLLDEITAALDPQLVGDVLRAVRELAAQGTTMVLATHEMDFAREVATKVCFLEAGRVLEQGPPSQIFTAPREDRTREFLARVLERG, from the coding sequence ATGACGGATGCTGCTGGGACGCCCACCCCCGAGACGCCCGCCTCTGAGGCACCTGCGCCGCTGCTGCAGGTCCGTGGTCTGCGCAAGACCTACCGCGACCGCGTCGTGCTCGACGACGTCGACCTCGACGTCTCTGCCGGCGACGTCGTCTGCCTGATCGGTGCGTCGGGTTCGGGGAAGTCGACGCTGCTGCGGTGCCTCAACCTGCTCGAACAGGTCGACGACGGCACCATCCACCTCGAGGGCGCCGAGATCACCGACCCGCACGTCGACGCCCGTGCGGTGAAGGCCCGGATCGGAACCGTCTTCCAGGCCTACAACCTGTTCCCGCACCTCTCGGTGATCGACAACGTCACCCTCGCGCCGCGCCGGGTTCACGGCATCGCGAAGAAGGACGCTGAGGCGCAGGCCCGCGACCTCCTGGCCCGCTTCGGTCTGGCCGACAAGGCCGACGCGCACCCCGACCAACTCTCCGGCGGCCAGCAGCAGCGCGTCGCCCTGGTGCGTGCCCTCGCGACCCGCCCCACGCTGTTGCTGCTCGACGAGATCACCGCAGCCCTCGACCCGCAGCTCGTCGGGGACGTCCTACGAGCGGTCCGTGAACTGGCCGCGCAGGGCACCACGATGGTGCTCGCCACCCACGAGATGGACTTCGCCCGCGAGGTCGCCACGAAGGTCTGCTTCCTGGAGGCCGGACGCGTCCTCGAACAGGGGCCCCCGTCGCAGATCTTCACCGCACCACGCGAGGACCGCACCCGCGAGTTCCTGGCCCGAGTTCTGGAAAGAGGCTGA
- a CDS encoding histidine phosphatase family protein, giving the protein MGQVLLVRHGQASFGTSDYDRLSTTGEHQAGLVGAALAASGVVPDRIVHGGLRRQRDTAALAIAAAGWDVPVAVDERWDEFELIGSAERMDTTAPDGARLFQTWYEEATDRWLAGDDEPGQESRDAFESRVLAALADASGSGTTLVVTSGGPIATVAAHLVDGGRPAYRKLMPAMVNTSVTTVLSGRRGLTLVSWNTHVHLTREQTTYR; this is encoded by the coding sequence ATGGGGCAGGTACTGCTCGTCCGCCACGGTCAGGCGTCCTTCGGGACGTCCGACTACGACCGACTCTCGACGACCGGCGAACACCAGGCAGGGCTCGTCGGTGCTGCACTCGCAGCGTCCGGCGTCGTCCCTGACCGGATCGTCCACGGGGGTCTGCGCCGCCAGCGGGACACCGCCGCACTGGCGATCGCTGCCGCCGGGTGGGACGTCCCCGTCGCGGTGGACGAGCGGTGGGACGAGTTCGAACTCATCGGCTCGGCCGAACGCATGGACACCACCGCTCCGGACGGCGCCCGCCTCTTCCAGACCTGGTACGAGGAGGCCACCGATCGCTGGTTGGCAGGCGACGACGAGCCGGGCCAGGAGTCACGCGACGCCTTCGAGTCGAGGGTCCTCGCCGCGTTGGCTGACGCCTCAGGGTCGGGGACGACGCTCGTGGTCACCTCCGGCGGACCGATCGCGACCGTCGCCGCACACCTCGTCGACGGTGGCCGCCCTGCCTACCGCAAGCTGATGCCGGCGATGGTCAACACCTCCGTCACGACGGTCCTGTCGGGACGGCGTGGGCTGACGTTGGTCAGTTGGAACACCCACGTCCACCTGACGCGGGAGCAGACCACCTACCGCTGA
- a CDS encoding SDR family oxidoreductase, producing MKTARGTSPSRMSGKPSTVLVTGASSGLGAEMARQLAAAGHDLALCARRTERLDALRTEILAAHPGRTVLVRALDVDDHDAVFAVVRAFRDDFAALGRTLDRVVVNAGLGKGAPLGTGRFDVNKQTATTNFVSALAQVEAAMEVFRAQDGGHLVVVSSVSAMRGMPKAMTAYAASKAGVAMLAEGLRTELHGKPQFRFTVLHPGYIASEMSGTKEGGSPLMVSTEKGVRSMVAAILAEKKHATVPAWPWVPVGFVLRHAPLGVVRKLV from the coding sequence ATGAAGACCGCCCGTGGCACGTCCCCGTCCCGCATGTCCGGCAAGCCCTCGACGGTTCTGGTCACCGGCGCCTCGTCCGGGCTCGGGGCGGAGATGGCCCGCCAACTCGCCGCTGCCGGCCATGACCTCGCCCTCTGCGCCCGCCGCACCGAGCGCCTCGACGCACTGCGCACCGAGATCCTCGCCGCGCACCCCGGACGGACCGTGCTGGTGCGGGCCCTCGACGTCGACGACCACGACGCCGTCTTCGCAGTGGTGCGCGCCTTCCGCGATGACTTCGCCGCCTTGGGTCGGACGCTGGACCGCGTCGTCGTCAACGCCGGGCTCGGCAAGGGCGCCCCGTTGGGCACCGGCCGGTTCGACGTCAACAAGCAGACCGCGACCACCAACTTCGTCTCCGCTCTCGCCCAGGTCGAGGCCGCGATGGAGGTGTTCCGGGCCCAGGACGGCGGCCATCTGGTGGTGGTCTCCAGCGTCTCCGCGATGCGTGGGATGCCGAAGGCGATGACCGCCTACGCCGCTTCCAAGGCGGGCGTCGCAATGCTCGCCGAGGGCCTGCGCACCGAACTCCACGGCAAGCCGCAGTTCCGCTTCACGGTGCTGCACCCCGGCTACATCGCCTCCGAGATGAGCGGCACCAAGGAGGGCGGCAGTCCGTTGATGGTCTCCACCGAGAAGGGTGTGCGGAGCATGGTCGCCGCGATCCTCGCGGAGAAGAAGCACGCCACCGTCCCGGCCTGGCCGTGGGTCCCGGTCGGGTTCGTGCTGCGGCACGCACCGCTCGGCGTCGTCCGGAAACTCGTCTGA
- a CDS encoding TetR/AcrR family transcriptional regulator has translation MTSTTAPRVPQEERTRAMRARLMEATVELLVEKGFSGTSTTLVSQRAGVSRGAQLHHFPTKNDLVVAAVEHIADTRGAELTAALADAPTGPGRTRAVLELLAEHFTAPIFAAALELWVAARTEPQLHEAVELLEEKVGRQTHFLTATALGVDGNERGPRELVQATLDLLRGLGLANTVTDDARRRARVLDAWAATVDAQLGR, from the coding sequence GTGACCAGCACCACCGCCCCCCGCGTCCCCCAGGAGGAACGCACCCGCGCCATGCGGGCCCGCCTCATGGAAGCCACCGTCGAGCTCCTCGTCGAGAAGGGCTTCTCCGGCACCTCCACCACCCTCGTCAGCCAGCGCGCAGGAGTCTCCCGCGGCGCTCAGCTGCACCACTTCCCCACCAAGAACGACCTCGTCGTCGCCGCCGTCGAACACATCGCCGACACCCGCGGCGCCGAACTCACCGCGGCCCTCGCCGACGCCCCCACCGGTCCCGGACGCACCCGCGCGGTCCTGGAGTTGCTCGCCGAGCACTTCACCGCCCCGATCTTCGCCGCCGCCCTCGAACTCTGGGTCGCGGCCCGCACCGAACCCCAGCTCCACGAGGCCGTCGAACTGCTCGAGGAGAAGGTCGGACGCCAGACCCACTTCCTCACGGCCACCGCGCTCGGTGTCGACGGGAACGAGCGCGGCCCCCGCGAGCTCGTCCAGGCCACCCTCGACCTCCTGCGCGGACTCGGACTGGCCAACACCGTCACCGACGACGCTCGACGCCGGGCCCGCGTCCTCGACGCCTGGGCCGCCACGGTCGACGCCCAACTCGGGCGCTGA
- a CDS encoding TIGR03084 family metal-binding protein: MLDDVLTDLAAEGDRLEALVAPLTAEQWRTATPAAGWDIATTIAHLAWTDEVAVHAATDKEAWDAQVMGAIMNPTGYVDEQAAEGAAVEPAQLLARWQTARPALAKTLAEFPTGEKIMWFGPPMSPASMASARFMETWAHGLDVADALGVELEKTDRIKHVAHIGVRTRNYAFTNAGFEKPTEEFRVELTAPSGEVWTYGPDDAAQKVTGSADDFCRLVTQRVHRDDTDLTAVGADAEQWLRIAQAFAGPAGGGRPPKATQSEGN, translated from the coding sequence GTGCTCGACGACGTGCTCACCGACCTCGCAGCCGAGGGCGACCGCCTCGAGGCGCTCGTCGCCCCGCTCACCGCGGAGCAGTGGCGCACCGCCACCCCCGCCGCAGGTTGGGACATCGCCACCACCATCGCCCACCTCGCCTGGACCGACGAGGTCGCCGTCCACGCGGCCACCGACAAGGAAGCCTGGGACGCCCAGGTCATGGGCGCGATCATGAACCCCACCGGCTACGTCGACGAGCAGGCAGCCGAAGGTGCCGCCGTCGAGCCGGCCCAGTTGCTGGCCCGCTGGCAGACCGCCCGTCCGGCGCTCGCCAAGACCCTGGCCGAGTTCCCGACCGGCGAGAAGATCATGTGGTTCGGCCCGCCGATGTCGCCGGCCTCGATGGCGTCGGCCCGGTTCATGGAGACCTGGGCCCACGGCCTGGACGTCGCCGACGCGCTCGGCGTCGAGCTCGAGAAGACCGACCGGATCAAGCACGTCGCCCACATCGGCGTCCGCACCCGCAACTACGCCTTCACCAACGCCGGGTTCGAGAAGCCGACCGAGGAGTTCCGGGTCGAGCTGACCGCACCCTCAGGTGAGGTCTGGACCTACGGTCCCGACGACGCCGCCCAGAAGGTCACCGGATCCGCCGACGACTTCTGCCGGCTGGTCACCCAGCGCGTCCACCGCGACGACACCGACCTGACCGCCGTCGGCGCCGACGCCGAGCAGTGGCTGCGGATCGCGCAGGCCTTCGCCGGGCCCGCGGGTGGCGGACGTCCGCCGAAGGCCACGCAGAGCGAAGGGAACTGA
- a CDS encoding acyclic terpene utilization AtuA family protein, with product MSDKGTVASSSQGRAARIGNMSGFYGDRLSAMHEMLARATSESESLDYLTGDYLAELTLLILGKDTFKDPNLGYARTFVRQAEQSLGLALEKGVKIVVNAGGLNPTGLVEKLREVASGLGLAPRIATVVGDDLRASAKELGWDNALTANAYLGAFGITSALSAGADVVVTGRVTDASLVVGPAAHFHGWTPDQYDALAGAVVAGHVIECGTQATGGNFSGFMSLPAAAREQKMGFPLAEIAADGSSVITKHAGTGGAVTVDTVTAQLVYEIQSAHYLNPDVTTHLESIAIAQESEDRVAISGVTGSAPPEQLKVCLNELGGFRNSIEFLVTGLDVDAKVAWAKAQLEAAWAASGKRPAKVQWALTSVPAEDPATMEAASCVLRCSVLDPDGKVAGKGLTAPAVEFGLASYPGFTLTAPPSPATPYGIYRPEYVARTAVEHTVVHHDGRREVIADPTDLATTDALAAHRTAGVTPSAGRHKNPGAEAPILMTSGSGATVKRPLGTFVHARSGDKGGDANIGLWVANTSDATSDSGLRKARVDWLLDLITPDVVRDLVPEAADLDVDVYALPNLGAVNVVVRGLLGAGVAAGTRTDPQAKALGEWVRARHAEIPEELL from the coding sequence ATGAGCGACAAGGGGACTGTCGCCTCCAGCAGCCAGGGCCGCGCCGCCCGCATCGGCAACATGTCCGGCTTCTACGGAGACCGGCTCTCGGCCATGCACGAGATGCTCGCCCGCGCCACGTCTGAATCTGAGAGCCTCGACTACCTGACCGGCGACTACCTCGCCGAGCTCACCTTGCTGATCCTGGGCAAGGACACCTTCAAGGACCCGAACCTCGGCTACGCCCGCACCTTCGTGCGTCAGGCCGAGCAGAGCCTCGGTCTCGCCCTGGAGAAGGGCGTCAAGATCGTCGTCAACGCCGGTGGCCTCAACCCGACCGGCCTGGTCGAGAAGCTCCGCGAGGTCGCGTCCGGTCTCGGGCTCGCACCGCGGATCGCCACTGTCGTCGGCGACGACCTGCGCGCCTCGGCCAAGGAACTCGGCTGGGACAACGCTCTCACCGCCAACGCCTACCTGGGCGCCTTCGGCATCACCTCTGCCCTGAGCGCAGGTGCCGACGTCGTCGTCACCGGTCGCGTCACCGACGCCTCCCTCGTGGTCGGGCCGGCTGCGCACTTCCACGGCTGGACGCCCGACCAGTACGACGCCCTCGCCGGTGCGGTCGTGGCCGGACACGTCATCGAGTGCGGCACCCAGGCCACCGGCGGCAACTTCTCCGGTTTCATGTCGCTGCCCGCCGCCGCGCGGGAGCAGAAGATGGGCTTTCCGCTCGCCGAGATCGCCGCCGACGGATCCAGCGTGATCACCAAGCACGCCGGCACCGGGGGAGCGGTCACCGTCGACACCGTCACCGCGCAGCTGGTCTACGAGATCCAGTCCGCGCACTACCTCAACCCCGACGTGACCACGCACCTCGAGTCGATCGCGATCGCGCAGGAGTCCGAGGACCGCGTCGCGATCAGCGGCGTCACCGGATCGGCGCCGCCGGAGCAGCTCAAGGTCTGCCTCAACGAGCTCGGTGGGTTCCGCAACAGCATCGAGTTCCTCGTGACCGGCCTCGACGTCGACGCCAAGGTCGCGTGGGCGAAGGCGCAGCTGGAAGCTGCGTGGGCCGCGTCGGGCAAGCGTCCGGCGAAGGTCCAGTGGGCGCTCACCAGTGTCCCCGCCGAGGACCCGGCCACGATGGAGGCCGCCTCCTGCGTGCTGCGCTGCTCGGTGCTCGACCCCGACGGCAAGGTCGCCGGCAAGGGCCTCACCGCCCCGGCGGTCGAGTTCGGGCTCGCGTCCTACCCCGGTTTCACGCTCACGGCGCCGCCGTCGCCGGCCACCCCGTATGGCATCTACCGGCCCGAGTACGTGGCCCGCACCGCCGTCGAGCACACGGTCGTCCACCACGACGGACGACGTGAGGTCATCGCCGACCCCACCGACCTCGCCACCACCGATGCCCTCGCTGCTCACCGCACAGCCGGCGTCACCCCTTCCGCGGGACGTCATAAGAATCCGGGGGCAGAGGCCCCGATTCTTATGACGTCCGGGAGCGGAGCGACGGTGAAGAGGCCGCTCGGCACCTTCGTCCACGCCCGCTCGGGCGACAAGGGTGGCGACGCCAACATCGGCCTCTGGGTCGCGAACACGAGCGACGCTACGTCTGATTCCGGGCTGCGCAAGGCCCGCGTCGACTGGCTGCTCGACCTCATCACCCCCGACGTCGTGCGTGACCTCGTCCCCGAGGCCGCCGACCTGGACGTGGACGTCTACGCCCTGCCCAACCTGGGCGCCGTCAACGTCGTCGTCCGTGGCCTTCTCGGAGCCGGTGTGGCCGCCGGCACCCGCACCGACCCCCAGGCCAAGGCCCTGGGCGAATGGGTCCGTGCCCGCCACGCCGAGATTCCCGAGGAGCTCCTGTGA
- a CDS encoding acyl-CoA dehydrogenase family protein — MTTTVNDTASTTDLHASESTAEDREALKAAAAEFARREIFPHIQQWEDEGALPRELHKKTAEAGLMGIGLPESVGGDGGGLLDTIAVQEGLFSEGATSGLVSALFTHGIACPHIAAHGSDHLVDTYVRPTLAGDMIGSLGITEPGGGSDVANIRTTAVRDGDAWVINGTKTFITSSTRADFITVAARTGGPGAGGISLIVVPTSTPGFQVDRKLAKMGWHCSDTGEISFVDVRVPIENLVGDENAGFWYIAEQFVVERMALAVHGYGIAERSLRLTVEYCRQRDTFGKPLITRQVVRHKLVEMRRQVEAAKAYTHLVGQMYTAAGGPNEQVIAQACLAKETACNAATYVCDQAVQLHGGTGYMHGTEVERHYRDARLLPIGGGATEVLTDLAAKLLGYAS; from the coding sequence GTGACCACCACCGTGAACGACACCGCCAGCACCACTGACCTGCACGCGAGCGAATCGACCGCCGAGGACCGCGAGGCCCTCAAGGCCGCTGCCGCCGAGTTCGCCCGACGCGAGATCTTCCCCCACATCCAGCAGTGGGAGGACGAGGGCGCCCTGCCCCGCGAACTCCACAAGAAGACCGCCGAGGCCGGCCTCATGGGCATCGGTCTCCCTGAGTCGGTCGGTGGTGACGGCGGCGGCCTGCTCGACACCATCGCCGTCCAGGAAGGGCTCTTCTCCGAAGGTGCCACGTCCGGTCTCGTGTCGGCGCTCTTCACCCATGGCATCGCCTGCCCGCACATCGCGGCGCACGGCTCCGACCACCTGGTCGACACCTACGTCCGCCCGACGCTGGCCGGCGACATGATCGGTTCGCTCGGCATCACCGAGCCCGGTGGTGGTTCCGACGTCGCCAACATCCGCACCACCGCGGTGCGTGACGGAGATGCGTGGGTCATCAACGGCACCAAGACTTTCATCACCTCCTCCACCCGCGCCGACTTCATCACCGTCGCCGCCCGCACCGGTGGGCCGGGCGCGGGCGGCATCTCGCTGATCGTCGTGCCCACCTCGACGCCCGGGTTCCAGGTGGACCGCAAGCTCGCCAAGATGGGCTGGCACTGCTCCGACACCGGCGAGATCTCGTTCGTCGACGTTCGGGTGCCGATCGAGAACCTCGTCGGCGACGAGAACGCCGGTTTCTGGTACATCGCCGAGCAGTTCGTCGTCGAGCGGATGGCGTTGGCCGTCCACGGTTACGGGATCGCTGAGCGTTCGCTCCGGCTGACCGTGGAGTACTGCCGTCAGCGCGACACGTTCGGCAAGCCGCTCATCACCCGTCAGGTGGTGCGCCACAAGCTCGTCGAGATGCGTCGCCAGGTGGAGGCCGCGAAGGCGTACACGCACCTGGTCGGCCAGATGTACACCGCTGCCGGGGGCCCGAACGAGCAGGTCATCGCCCAGGCCTGTCTGGCCAAGGAGACCGCCTGCAACGCCGCGACCTACGTCTGCGACCAGGCCGTCCAGCTGCACGGCGGCACCGGCTACATGCACGGCACCGAGGTGGAACGCCACTACCGCGACGCCCGCCTGCTGCCGATCGGCGGCGGCGCCACCGAGGTCCTCACCGACCTCGCGGCCAAGCTCCTGGGCTACGCCTCATGA